The proteins below come from a single Ailuropoda melanoleuca isolate Jingjing chromosome 1, ASM200744v2, whole genome shotgun sequence genomic window:
- the LOC117802475 gene encoding keratin-associated protein 21-1-like isoform X3, which translates to MCCNYGNSCGYGCGCGYSCGYGSGYGCGYGSRYGCGYGSGCGCGYGSGCGCGYGSGCGCSCSGCGYGSGCCGYRPFCYRRRYSSCC; encoded by the exons ATGTGTTGCAACTACGGGAACTCCTGTGGCTATGGCTGCGGATGCGGCTATAGCTGTGGCTATGGGTCAGGTTATGGCTGTGGCTATGGGTCTCGCTATGGCTGTGGCTATGGCtcaggctgtggctgtggctatggctcaggctgtggctgtggctatggctctggctgtggct GCTCCTGCTCTGGGTGTGGATATGGCTCTGGCTGCTGTGGCTACCGGCCATTTTGCTACAGAAGACGTTATTCTTCTTGCTGCTAG
- the LOC117802475 gene encoding keratin-associated protein 21-1-like isoform X1, which translates to MCCNYGNSCGYGCGCGYSCGYGSGYGCGYGSRYGCGYGSGCGCGYGSRYGCGCGYGSGCGCGYGSGCGCGYGLGCGCGYGSGCGCGYGSGWGCGKGSCSGCGYGSGCCGYRPFCYRRCYSSCC; encoded by the exons ATGTGTTGCAACTACGGGAACTCCTGTGGCTATGGCTGCGGATGCGGCTATAGCTGTGGCTATGGGTCAGGTTATGGCTGTGGCTATGGGTCTCGCTATGGCTGTGGCTATGGCtcag gctgtggctgtggctatGGGTCTCGCtatggctgtggctgtggctatggctctggctgtggctgtggctatGGCTCAGGCTGTGGCTGTGGTTATGGCttgggctgtggctgtggctatggctctggctgtggctgtggctatGGCTCAGGATGGGGCTGTGGAAAAGGCTCCTGCTCTGGGTGTGGATATGGCTCTGGCTGCTGTGGCTACCGGCCATTTTGCTACAGAAGATGTTATTCTTCTTGCTGCTAG
- the LOC117802475 gene encoding keratin-associated protein 6-2-like isoform X2, whose translation MCCNYGNSCCGCGYGSRYGCGCGYGSGCGCGYGSGCGCGYGLGCGCGYGSGCGCGYGSGWGCGKGSCSGCGYGSGCCGYRPFCYRRCYSSCC comes from the exons ATGTGTTGCAACTACGGGAACTCCT gctgtggctgtggctatGGGTCTCGCtatggctgtggctgtggctatggctctggctgtggctgtggctatGGCTCAGGCTGTGGCTGTGGTTATGGCttgggctgtggctgtggctatggctctggctgtggctgtggctatGGCTCAGGATGGGGCTGTGGAAAAGGCTCCTGCTCTGGGTGTGGATATGGCTCTGGCTGCTGTGGCTACCGGCCATTTTGCTACAGAAGATGTTATTCTTCTTGCTGCTAG